From a single Vampirovibrio chlorellavorus genomic region:
- a CDS encoding arsenate reductase family protein — protein sequence MRLRFYGKKTCVTCQKAKAFLEEHQIAFEELPIETHPPSKVELERLVNETDVKASLNSRSAIYKAQNLGKNVPDKQAAIALMLQDPNLIKRPVLINEQGQMMQGFELDQLKAFLKS from the coding sequence ATGAGACTGCGCTTTTACGGTAAAAAAACGTGCGTAACCTGCCAAAAGGCCAAGGCCTTTCTGGAGGAGCATCAGATTGCGTTTGAGGAACTGCCTATTGAAACCCATCCACCCAGCAAGGTGGAACTGGAGAGGCTGGTGAACGAGACGGACGTGAAGGCCAGTTTGAACAGTCGCAGCGCCATTTATAAAGCCCAAAATCTGGGGAAAAATGTGCCGGACAAGCAAGCGGCCATTGCCCTGATGTTGCAGGATCCGAATTTAATCAAGCGCCCGGTGCTAATCAACGAGCAAGGGCAGATGATGCAAGGCTTTGAGCTTGATCAACTCAAAGCGTTTTTAAAGAGCTAG
- a CDS encoding class I SAM-dependent methyltransferase: MNPAALLFDEWAAAGRDESMARGHWPMVSQILGRMQLAPGQTCLDVGCGNGYAVREMARRVAPQGRAFGVDVAPRMIEQACQNPQNPVNSQFQVSQAECLPFADESMDCLLSVEALYYMPDPRMALDEFYRVARPGATVWLMVDFYQENPYSHCWADLVEIPMHLYAQQEYMALLRQAGFQSVQADRLLNPTPLTPEEQANFKPGWGYERWQDVVDFRTQIGSLLVWGQK; the protein is encoded by the coding sequence ATGAATCCAGCCGCGCTGTTATTTGATGAATGGGCCGCTGCGGGCCGTGATGAATCCATGGCCCGTGGGCACTGGCCTATGGTCTCCCAGATTTTGGGCCGGATGCAGTTGGCGCCGGGCCAAACGTGTCTGGATGTGGGGTGTGGTAATGGCTATGCCGTGCGGGAAATGGCTCGTCGGGTGGCTCCCCAGGGTCGGGCGTTCGGGGTGGATGTGGCCCCCCGTATGATTGAGCAGGCCTGCCAGAATCCACAGAACCCGGTGAATAGCCAGTTTCAGGTCTCTCAGGCGGAGTGCCTGCCTTTTGCCGATGAATCCATGGATTGTCTGTTATCGGTCGAGGCGCTGTATTATATGCCCGATCCCCGGATGGCTCTGGATGAGTTTTACCGGGTGGCCCGGCCCGGGGCCACGGTTTGGCTGATGGTGGATTTCTATCAGGAGAATCCTTATTCCCATTGTTGGGCCGATTTGGTGGAAATTCCCATGCACCTGTATGCCCAGCAAGAGTATATGGCCCTGCTGAGGCAGGCGGGGTTTCAGTCGGTGCAGGCCGATCGGTTGTTGAACCCCACTCCCCTGACCCCAGAGGAGCAAGCCAACTTTAAGCCGGGTTGGGGCTACGAGCGTTGGCAGGATGTGGTGGATTTTCGCACCCAGATTGGCTCTTTGCTGGTGTGGGGCCAGAAATAA
- a CDS encoding rhodanese-like domain-containing protein translates to MTQTQSAKTWHDFVADAKTRIREVTQNELRQWIAQGKDMILVDVREANDHAHSRIENSTNVPRGVLELEIEDTAPDKNRTIVTYCGGGGRSALAADVLQQMGYRDVYSLQGGYKQWKEKPYPTLEYDR, encoded by the coding sequence ATGACCCAAACCCAGTCCGCTAAAACCTGGCATGATTTTGTGGCCGATGCCAAGACCCGCATTCGGGAAGTGACGCAGAACGAGTTGCGTCAGTGGATTGCCCAAGGCAAGGACATGATACTGGTGGATGTACGGGAAGCTAATGATCATGCCCATTCCCGTATTGAAAACTCCACCAACGTCCCCCGGGGGGTCTTGGAGCTGGAAATTGAAGATACCGCTCCCGATAAGAATCGCACCATCGTGACCTACTGTGGGGGTGGTGGCCGTTCGGCCCTTGCTGCCGATGTATTGCAGCAAATGGGCTACCGCGATGTATACTCTCTGCAAGGAGGCTACAAGCAATGGAAAGAAAAACCCTACCCCACGCTGGAATATGACCGTTAG
- a CDS encoding DUF1934 domain-containing protein, with protein sequence MSDVKKIKKMVMVDICHTQSVNGYDPLEIEEEALGSLYQVDKDTYILAFDTMLREKKVTTTIKVSKNTVSVVKIGDVHSRQTFSANEWYASQYFYGGASLVCRNFTKKLDYALTPEGGIIEILYELWSGDTHLGYFNLELFIR encoded by the coding sequence ATGAGTGACGTGAAAAAAATCAAGAAAATGGTGATGGTGGACATCTGCCACACCCAGTCCGTGAACGGGTATGATCCGCTGGAAATCGAGGAAGAAGCGCTGGGTTCGCTGTATCAGGTGGATAAAGATACCTACATACTGGCTTTTGACACCATGTTGCGGGAAAAAAAGGTCACCACCACCATTAAGGTCTCTAAAAATACCGTTTCGGTGGTCAAAATCGGGGATGTGCATAGCCGCCAGACCTTTTCGGCCAATGAATGGTACGCCAGCCAGTATTTTTACGGGGGCGCTTCTCTGGTTTGCCGCAATTTCACAAAGAAACTGGACTATGCCCTGACTCCCGAAGGCGGCATCATCGAGATTCTCTATGAACTGTGGAGCGGAGACACCCACCTGGGATATTTCAACCTGGAACTCTTTATCCGCTAG
- a CDS encoding 23S rRNA (pseudouridine(1915)-N(3))-methyltransferase RlmH, whose product MNIQMIVVGRMKGGFSYLQPGLVDYLKRLKAYANVSVVEVPDEAILPSRTEEQVMLGEARRILPYLEKAAYAIALSERGESLTSEQFSTAFFERLGANPSNGGIPGNDTRPIIFIVGGPLGLHPSVLQACHWTVSLSKMTFPHPMVRLILLEQLYRAFKIRRGEPYHK is encoded by the coding sequence ATGAACATTCAAATGATTGTGGTGGGCCGCATGAAAGGCGGATTCTCCTACCTTCAGCCCGGCCTGGTTGACTATTTAAAGCGGCTGAAGGCCTACGCCAACGTGTCCGTTGTAGAAGTGCCGGATGAGGCCATATTGCCCTCCCGCACCGAGGAGCAGGTCATGTTGGGGGAAGCCCGTCGCATCCTGCCCTATTTGGAGAAAGCGGCGTACGCTATTGCCCTGTCTGAACGGGGGGAATCGTTGACGTCGGAGCAGTTTTCTACAGCTTTTTTTGAGCGCTTGGGGGCAAATCCTTCAAACGGAGGTATTCCCGGCAACGACACCCGGCCTATTATATTCATTGTGGGAGGGCCACTGGGCTTGCATCCATCGGTTTTACAGGCCTGTCACTGGACAGTGTCACTGTCCAAAATGACCTTTCCCCACCCCATGGTTAGACTGATCTTGCTGGAGCAATTGTACCGGGCCTTTAAAATCCGGCGAGGCGAACCTTATCACAAGTAA
- a CDS encoding DUF1015 domain-containing protein codes for MVDILPFRGLRYNLPKLAQEGASLNSVATPPYDVINDAQQAAFYAKHPANFVRVDLNQKTAEDSEQNTPYTRAAQCIQQWEAEETLIPEGQPAIYAYSQSWQEAGQTIERKGLIALLKLETFESGKVLPHEYTLKGPKQDRIQLMRSTLCNLSQVFMIYSDPQRTMESLLYSQSNPQDWASATDADGVIHQFRPVTDAAVIEKLQALFKEKTLLIADGHHRYETALAYQQEVREQVKQATGQEPPEGSLLSDYAMIFLTNMDDAGLKVYPTHRILYQWPQGWDQTRFEAELFQKYERVSADETFSYRQPGTNALIKLRLKPEATPALPPLLDTFDAALLEETVFKGIFNSTGEALKQGHLLGFYRNEDEIEALWRDGKTVGGFFLAAPSVKLVHQICESGHRMPQKSTYFYPKILSGLVIYPYRTFLNSQRHALSGIQSIQNLPAAHKLTTV; via the coding sequence ATGGTGGATATTCTCCCCTTTCGTGGTTTGCGTTACAACCTGCCCAAACTGGCCCAGGAAGGGGCCTCGCTGAATAGCGTGGCTACCCCGCCCTATGACGTGATCAATGACGCCCAACAGGCCGCTTTTTACGCCAAGCACCCGGCCAACTTCGTGCGGGTGGATCTCAACCAGAAAACCGCCGAAGATTCGGAGCAGAATACCCCCTACACCCGGGCCGCTCAATGTATTCAGCAATGGGAGGCGGAAGAAACTCTCATCCCGGAAGGACAGCCAGCCATCTACGCCTACTCTCAAAGTTGGCAGGAAGCGGGACAAACCATTGAGCGCAAAGGCCTGATCGCCCTGCTTAAGCTGGAAACCTTTGAAAGCGGCAAAGTACTACCCCATGAATACACTCTAAAAGGCCCCAAGCAGGATCGTATCCAGCTGATGCGTAGTACCCTGTGCAATTTGAGCCAGGTCTTTATGATTTACAGCGATCCCCAGCGCACCATGGAAAGCCTGCTCTACAGTCAATCCAACCCACAAGACTGGGCCAGCGCCACGGACGCCGATGGGGTCATCCACCAGTTCAGGCCGGTCACCGATGCGGCAGTCATTGAAAAGCTACAGGCTTTATTCAAAGAAAAAACCCTGCTGATTGCCGATGGCCACCACCGCTACGAAACCGCCCTGGCCTACCAGCAAGAGGTGCGGGAGCAAGTAAAGCAAGCCACCGGACAAGAGCCGCCGGAGGGAAGCCTGTTGTCTGATTACGCCATGATTTTCCTGACCAATATGGACGATGCGGGCTTAAAGGTGTATCCCACCCACCGCATTTTGTACCAATGGCCTCAAGGCTGGGATCAGACCCGCTTTGAAGCCGAATTGTTCCAGAAATACGAGCGGGTCAGCGCGGATGAAACCTTCAGCTACCGGCAACCCGGCACCAACGCGTTAATCAAACTGCGCCTAAAGCCCGAGGCTACCCCAGCCCTGCCACCGCTGCTGGATACCTTTGATGCGGCCTTGCTGGAAGAGACCGTGTTTAAAGGCATTTTCAACAGCACCGGGGAAGCGTTGAAACAAGGGCATTTGCTGGGCTTTTACCGCAACGAGGATGAGATTGAAGCCCTGTGGCGTGACGGTAAAACGGTGGGCGGCTTTTTCCTGGCGGCCCCCTCGGTCAAACTGGTGCATCAAATTTGCGAAAGCGGCCATCGCATGCCCCAAAAGTCCACCTACTTCTACCCAAAAATCCTGAGTGGATTGGTGATTTACCCCTACCGAACCTTTCTCAACAGCCAGCGGCACGCCTTAAGTGGGATTCAATCCATTCAAAACCTGCCAGCGGCCCATAAGCTGACCACTGTGTGA
- a CDS encoding DNA methyltransferase: MSKARPPKKPTGSKKRVSQAAAAQSISMEPVGVEPPAKVLPYSDIDVNRWREYEDVETGSLWMINGRERQNGHQLDYHGNCVPQILTQLLTRYTKQGDVILDLFLGSGTSAIEAVNLGRKAVGVELKADMANYVRQKLEEQGKSEQVQIINGDSANQSWTGKAIQRSLKHFEQEQAQFLFLHPPYADIIRFSDSEQDLSNADSTEAFLDMFEQVCELGYDMLAPGRFAGLVIGDKYAAGELIPLGFLCMERMNRVGFKTKSIIVKNISGNEKAKGRMSNLWRYRALVGGFYIFKHEYVFLMQKPKQASGRGKRS, from the coding sequence ATGAGCAAAGCGCGTCCTCCAAAAAAGCCAACCGGCTCCAAAAAACGGGTCTCCCAAGCGGCGGCGGCCCAGTCCATTTCCATGGAGCCCGTGGGGGTGGAGCCCCCGGCCAAGGTCTTGCCCTACAGTGACATTGATGTCAACCGCTGGCGGGAGTATGAAGACGTGGAAACCGGCAGCCTGTGGATGATCAACGGGCGGGAGCGCCAGAATGGTCACCAGCTGGATTATCATGGCAATTGCGTGCCCCAAATCCTCACCCAGTTGCTCACCCGCTACACCAAGCAGGGGGATGTGATTCTGGATTTGTTTTTAGGCTCTGGCACCTCAGCCATTGAGGCGGTTAATTTGGGCCGCAAGGCGGTTGGGGTGGAGTTAAAGGCTGATATGGCCAACTATGTGCGCCAAAAGCTGGAAGAACAGGGCAAAAGCGAGCAGGTTCAGATTATTAATGGGGATAGTGCCAATCAAAGCTGGACGGGTAAGGCCATTCAACGCAGCCTGAAGCACTTTGAGCAGGAGCAGGCCCAGTTTCTGTTTCTGCACCCGCCTTATGCCGATATTATCCGCTTTTCCGACTCGGAGCAGGATTTATCCAACGCCGACAGCACGGAGGCTTTTCTGGACATGTTCGAGCAGGTCTGCGAGCTGGGTTACGACATGCTGGCGCCGGGGCGTTTTGCGGGTTTGGTGATTGGCGACAAGTACGCCGCTGGAGAACTCATCCCCTTGGGCTTTCTGTGCATGGAGCGCATGAACCGGGTGGGTTTTAAAACCAAGAGCATCATTGTCAAAAACATCAGCGGCAACGAGAAAGCCAAGGGCCGTATGAGTAACCTGTGGCGCTATCGGGCCCTGGTGGGTGGCTTTTACATCTTCAAGCACGAGTACGTCTTCCTCATGCAGAAACCCAAGCAGGCTTCCGGCCGGGGAAAACGCTCATAA
- a CDS encoding bifunctional riboflavin kinase/FAD synthetase has protein sequence MQVHRSIDDISLPQSACALGMFDGVHVGHVMVLENALREARLFKVPSVVVSFANHPQFLISKTPTQLLSTLQERLARFEAMGFDHALILDFDDWLKNLSADAFIELILMRHLGVKSVTVGYDHRFGKNRAGDSDLLKRFGQSHGFSVQVIDPVRTETTLPEGGGQIVSSTLIRKLLAYGDVELANTLLGQHYHISGTVEGGLQRGRKLGFPTANLSIEAHRLIPGSGTYAGYATLNGVTYPAVCNIGVCPTFDDPVGKRVEVHLLDYTQADFYGHTLTMRFTHKLRDEQKFPNIQALIAHIQADCQQARQHWTDHLAAVDSSCAKPTPQQLQ, from the coding sequence ATGCAAGTCCACCGCTCCATCGATGATATTTCCCTGCCCCAGTCGGCTTGTGCCCTGGGCATGTTTGACGGGGTGCATGTGGGACATGTCATGGTGCTGGAAAACGCTTTAAGAGAAGCCCGCCTGTTTAAGGTGCCCAGCGTGGTGGTCAGTTTTGCCAATCATCCCCAATTTTTAATCAGCAAAACCCCCACCCAGTTGCTCTCTACCCTGCAAGAACGGCTGGCCCGCTTTGAGGCCATGGGCTTTGATCACGCCCTGATTCTGGATTTTGACGACTGGCTGAAAAATTTAAGCGCAGACGCCTTCATCGAGCTCATTTTAATGCGGCATTTGGGAGTCAAAAGCGTGACGGTGGGCTATGACCATCGGTTTGGCAAGAACCGGGCCGGGGATAGCGACCTGCTGAAGCGGTTTGGTCAAAGCCACGGCTTTTCCGTGCAGGTGATTGATCCGGTACGCACCGAAACCACCCTGCCGGAAGGGGGCGGACAAATTGTCAGCAGCACCCTGATTCGCAAATTGCTAGCCTATGGCGATGTGGAACTGGCCAATACCCTGTTGGGACAGCATTACCACATCAGCGGTACGGTAGAAGGCGGCCTGCAACGCGGACGAAAACTGGGTTTCCCCACGGCCAATTTAAGCATTGAAGCCCATCGACTCATCCCCGGGAGTGGCACTTACGCCGGATACGCCACCTTGAATGGGGTGACTTACCCTGCGGTTTGCAATATTGGCGTTTGTCCGACCTTTGACGATCCGGTGGGCAAGCGGGTGGAAGTGCATTTACTGGACTACACCCAAGCAGACTTCTACGGCCACACCCTGACCATGCGCTTTACCCACAAGCTGAGAGATGAGCAAAAATTCCCGAATATTCAGGCCCTGATTGCCCACATTCAGGCCGATTGCCAACAGGCCCGGCAACACTGGACCGATCATTTGGCCGCCGTTGATTCTTCCTGCGCCAAACCGACCCCTCAACAGCTCCAATAA
- a CDS encoding M48 metallopeptidase family protein, with amino-acid sequence MQVLIEESKKLRRASACIRDGGTIHVKLPRHWPRHLKHSVTQELVERLQKKDAKERALLDKATQQETVTLADNEALTAFVQAINAETFQVPLGKVQIGTAKYNHLAQVNLKTKTMTVSRYCLNQAPKEALRYLIVHELAHYFESGHGPRFWALVAKHMPDYRTQSRIMKAFHHQAVIQEDASGTMPEAPAGKASYASSPKRPALTPTRPPTPQPAPVKAPQKNKTPKDKTGLLPGFVKQLLLWGEGFKG; translated from the coding sequence ATGCAAGTACTCATTGAAGAATCCAAAAAACTACGCAGGGCCTCTGCCTGCATTCGGGATGGAGGCACCATTCACGTAAAGTTGCCTCGTCACTGGCCCCGGCACCTCAAGCACAGCGTCACTCAGGAGTTGGTGGAACGGCTGCAAAAAAAGGACGCCAAGGAGCGGGCCTTATTGGATAAAGCAACTCAGCAGGAAACCGTCACCCTTGCGGACAATGAGGCCCTGACCGCCTTTGTGCAGGCCATTAACGCCGAGACCTTTCAGGTGCCGTTGGGGAAAGTACAAATCGGTACGGCCAAGTACAACCATTTGGCCCAGGTCAATTTAAAGACCAAAACCATGACCGTGTCCCGGTATTGCCTGAATCAGGCCCCCAAAGAGGCCTTGCGCTATCTCATTGTTCATGAGCTGGCCCATTACTTTGAATCCGGGCATGGGCCCCGTTTTTGGGCCTTGGTGGCAAAGCATATGCCGGATTACCGGACGCAATCCCGCATTATGAAAGCCTTTCACCATCAGGCGGTCATCCAGGAGGACGCTTCCGGCACAATGCCCGAAGCGCCTGCGGGAAAGGCCAGTTACGCCAGCTCGCCCAAGCGGCCCGCTTTAACTCCCACACGCCCTCCAACGCCCCAGCCTGCCCCGGTGAAAGCGCCTCAAAAAAACAAGACCCCAAAAGACAAAACCGGGTTGTTACCCGGCTTTGTCAAACAGTTATTACTCTGGGGCGAAGGCTTTAAAGGCTAG
- a CDS encoding S41 family peptidase — protein sequence MKRNKLFGALLIPLAMVTTIQSGFAYTPQSLYDEVWKLINARFVNEDKNGQDWRIWRHRFDSQIKDEADANVAIETMLASLNDRYTRFLDKDEFAEEGRSIKATLFGIGIQIGLRDDKLVVIAPIDETPADKAGLKANDEILEIDGKNTKGISVKDAADLIRGEKGTKVRLLIKRDDKAAKYYDIMRDEIKLKSVSLDNPFSVSIPHNIGYIKLSTFLSSNAAQEVQNAMKDQGDKSGYILDLRSNPGGLLSNAIRIADFFLEEGSIVSTVDRDGYKEVRYSSPSVLTNKPLVVLINGGSASASEILSGALKDNKRAVLIGERSFGKGLVQEINQLPGGSGVNITTQRYLTPNDTDINKKGIEPDIAVELTEEDAKAKKDPQLQKAIGVVEEMVKGKTVKDIINQQILAKAQAKSPVTAGDSKKESTALPKVQPSAQ from the coding sequence ATGAAGAGAAACAAGCTATTTGGTGCCCTGCTTATTCCGCTGGCCATGGTTACCACCATCCAGTCCGGTTTTGCTTACACGCCCCAGTCCCTTTACGATGAGGTCTGGAAACTGATTAACGCCCGGTTTGTGAATGAGGATAAAAACGGGCAGGATTGGCGCATTTGGCGTCATCGCTTTGATAGCCAGATTAAGGACGAGGCCGATGCCAACGTGGCCATTGAAACCATGCTGGCCAGCCTGAACGATCGCTACACCCGCTTTCTGGACAAGGATGAATTCGCCGAGGAAGGCCGCTCCATTAAGGCCACCCTGTTTGGCATTGGTATTCAAATCGGTCTGCGCGATGACAAACTGGTGGTCATTGCGCCCATCGATGAAACTCCTGCCGATAAAGCCGGTCTGAAGGCCAATGACGAGATTCTGGAAATTGACGGTAAAAATACCAAGGGTATTTCGGTGAAAGACGCCGCCGATTTGATTCGAGGGGAAAAGGGCACCAAGGTGCGCTTGCTGATTAAGCGGGATGATAAAGCCGCCAAGTACTACGACATCATGCGGGATGAAATCAAGCTGAAATCGGTGTCGCTGGACAATCCCTTCAGTGTCAGCATTCCCCATAACATCGGCTACATCAAGCTCTCCACTTTCCTGAGCAGCAACGCCGCCCAGGAAGTGCAAAACGCAATGAAAGACCAAGGGGACAAGAGCGGCTATATTCTGGATTTACGTTCCAATCCGGGTGGACTGCTATCCAATGCCATTCGTATTGCCGACTTTTTCCTGGAAGAGGGCTCTATCGTCAGCACTGTGGATCGGGACGGGTACAAGGAAGTGCGCTACTCCAGCCCTTCTGTTCTGACCAATAAGCCCTTGGTAGTCCTGATTAACGGCGGCAGCGCCAGTGCCAGCGAAATTTTGAGCGGGGCCTTGAAAGACAACAAACGGGCCGTGCTGATTGGCGAGCGCAGCTTCGGGAAAGGGTTGGTTCAGGAGATCAACCAGTTGCCGGGCGGCTCCGGGGTGAACATCACCACCCAACGGTATCTCACCCCCAACGATACCGATATCAACAAAAAGGGCATTGAACCTGATATTGCGGTGGAATTAACCGAAGAGGATGCCAAGGCCAAGAAAGATCCGCAATTGCAAAAAGCAATTGGCGTGGTTGAGGAAATGGTCAAAGGTAAAACGGTGAAAGACATTATTAACCAGCAAATTCTGGCCAAGGCTCAGGCCAAATCGCCAGTGACTGCAGGGGATAGCAAGAAGGAAAGCACCGCTTTGCCCAAAGTGCAGCCGTCTGCCCAGTGA
- a CDS encoding DUF721 domain-containing protein encodes MNEPPRSTYRKKPTRVGSLAAFSEVLPQICQNLELDKKVNEMALLALWPQQVSQLAGATLGQNTRAVRLRKQGYQTVLFVKVANAALASELTFHIPVLLNALNGYKAQTGLTVDRIQVSVGSLK; translated from the coding sequence ATGAACGAGCCACCCCGCTCCACCTATCGCAAAAAGCCCACGCGGGTGGGCTCATTGGCCGCTTTCTCCGAGGTGTTGCCCCAGATTTGCCAAAATCTGGAGCTGGATAAAAAGGTGAATGAAATGGCCTTGCTGGCCTTGTGGCCGCAGCAGGTCAGCCAGTTGGCCGGGGCCACCCTGGGTCAGAATACCCGGGCCGTGCGCTTGCGGAAGCAAGGCTATCAAACGGTTCTGTTTGTCAAAGTGGCCAATGCGGCCTTGGCCTCGGAACTGACCTTTCATATTCCGGTCTTGCTGAATGCCCTGAACGGCTATAAAGCCCAAACGGGCTTAACCGTGGATCGCATTCAGGTATCGGTGGGTAGTTTGAAGTAA
- the recF gene encoding DNA replication/repair protein RecF (All proteins in this family for which functions are known are DNA-binding proteins that assist the filamentation of RecA onto DNA for the initiation of recombination or recombinational repair.), with product MRVQTLHLVNFRNYSELSVTFSPRKNIFLGNNGQGKTNLLEALYFLSNARSHRTSTDRELIRTGQSFATLQAQLANHHYEGRLQAEVQIKLDDERLKTTFKINASPLRSRSEMLGHLPSVFFFLPDLLLLRGTPEDRRRWLDAAIVQYDKRHLIYLAEYQKVRQQKNRLLKSPPEQISREHLSAWNVQLAATAAKVIASRQQYLVMIEDLVALAYLELSDAREALTLRYQSAVLGEEALKQAVPAGLPDVSVIEAGLAQLLALRMPEELRRGTCLVGPHRDDIDFYLDGLPADAYGSQGQQRSIVLALKLTELKCLTAKLQDPPVLLLDDVMAELDPDRQRLLVEHIHPDSQVFITTTHPTSSWQTLLERETGSHSDADAELAAFTVIQGTVSLRRTSTQMEVSP from the coding sequence ATGCGTGTTCAAACCCTGCATCTGGTCAATTTTCGGAATTATTCGGAACTCAGCGTGACCTTCTCCCCCCGAAAAAATATTTTTCTGGGGAATAACGGGCAAGGGAAAACCAACCTGCTGGAAGCCCTGTACTTCCTGAGCAACGCCCGTTCCCACCGTACCAGCACCGATCGGGAACTGATACGCACCGGGCAATCGTTTGCCACCCTTCAGGCTCAACTGGCCAATCATCATTACGAAGGCCGATTGCAGGCCGAAGTGCAAATCAAGCTGGATGACGAGCGGCTGAAAACCACCTTTAAAATCAACGCCAGTCCCCTGCGCAGTCGATCGGAAATGCTCGGACATTTGCCCAGTGTGTTCTTTTTCTTGCCGGATTTGCTGTTATTGCGGGGAACACCGGAAGATCGCCGCCGCTGGCTGGATGCGGCCATTGTGCAGTACGATAAACGGCATCTGATCTATCTGGCGGAGTACCAGAAGGTGCGCCAGCAGAAGAATCGACTCCTCAAAAGCCCGCCGGAGCAAATTTCCAGAGAGCATCTCAGCGCCTGGAATGTCCAATTGGCCGCCACGGCTGCCAAAGTCATTGCGTCCCGGCAGCAGTATCTGGTCATGATTGAGGACTTGGTTGCCCTGGCCTATCTGGAACTGAGCGATGCCCGGGAAGCGTTGACCTTGCGCTATCAAAGCGCCGTGCTAGGGGAGGAAGCCTTGAAACAAGCCGTTCCTGCAGGCTTGCCGGATGTTTCCGTCATTGAGGCCGGTTTGGCCCAGTTGCTGGCCCTGCGCATGCCGGAAGAGCTGCGGCGAGGGACTTGTCTGGTGGGGCCGCATCGGGATGATATTGACTTTTATCTGGATGGCCTGCCCGCCGATGCCTATGGTAGTCAGGGGCAGCAACGCAGCATTGTGTTGGCCTTGAAACTGACCGAATTGAAATGCCTGACCGCCAAGTTGCAGGACCCCCCCGTGTTGTTGCTGGACGATGTGATGGCCGAGCTGGACCCGGATCGGCAACGCTTGCTGGTGGAGCATATTCACCCGGACAGCCAGGTCTTTATTACCACCACCCACCCTACCTCTTCCTGGCAGACTTTGCTGGAACGGGAAACGGGGAGTCATTCGGACGCGGACGCTGAGTTGGCCGCGTTTACCGTCATTCAGGGCACGGTGTCCCTGCGGCGTACATCCACGCAAATGGAGGTTTCCCCATGA